From one Anopheles cruzii chromosome 3, idAnoCruzAS_RS32_06, whole genome shotgun sequence genomic stretch:
- the LOC128271844 gene encoding YY1-associated factor 2 isoform X1, with translation MDKSKSPVRRAKRQSKVVEENFWDCSVCTYRNTAEAFKCLMCDVRKVYSVPGTSTRKPRLNSALVAQQAATQVFPSVSGQTAGSVVKSPANMKASRNKNKRSKHPPRLKNIDRTSGQTREVTVNSVTVVITEYKPKPPTVSRNESSESFSESNDSRS, from the exons ATGGATAAAAGCAAATCTCCAGTACGTCGCGCAAAACGTCAATCAAAAGTAGTGGAAGAAAATTTCTGGGACTGCAGCGTTTGCACCTACCGGAACACAGCCGAAGCATTCAAGTGTTTGATGTGCGACGTTCGAAAAG TGTACTCTGTTCCAGGAACATCGACAAGAAAGCCCCGGCTTAATTCAGCACTTGTGGCTCAACAGGCCGCTACACAAGTATTTCCAAGTGTGTCTGGGCAGACGGCAGGATCAGTTGTAAAGTCGCCGGCCAACATGAAAGCATCACGCAATAAGAACAAACGTTCGAAGCATCCACCGCGGTTAAAAAATATCGACCGTACTAGTGGCCAAACTCGTGAAGTAACTGTTAATTCTGTAACTGTTGTAATTACCGAATACAAGCCAAAACCTCCGACCGTTAGTCGGAATGAGTCAAGTGAAAGTTTTAGCGAAAGCAATGACTCTAGAAGCTAA
- the LOC128271844 gene encoding YY1-associated factor 2 isoform X2, producing MDKSKSPVRRAKRQSKVVEENFWDCSVCTYRNTAEAFKCLMCDVRKGTSTRKPRLNSALVAQQAATQVFPSVSGQTAGSVVKSPANMKASRNKNKRSKHPPRLKNIDRTSGQTREVTVNSVTVVITEYKPKPPTVSRNESSESFSESNDSRS from the exons ATGGATAAAAGCAAATCTCCAGTACGTCGCGCAAAACGTCAATCAAAAGTAGTGGAAGAAAATTTCTGGGACTGCAGCGTTTGCACCTACCGGAACACAGCCGAAGCATTCAAGTGTTTGATGTGCGACGTTCGAAAAG GAACATCGACAAGAAAGCCCCGGCTTAATTCAGCACTTGTGGCTCAACAGGCCGCTACACAAGTATTTCCAAGTGTGTCTGGGCAGACGGCAGGATCAGTTGTAAAGTCGCCGGCCAACATGAAAGCATCACGCAATAAGAACAAACGTTCGAAGCATCCACCGCGGTTAAAAAATATCGACCGTACTAGTGGCCAAACTCGTGAAGTAACTGTTAATTCTGTAACTGTTGTAATTACCGAATACAAGCCAAAACCTCCGACCGTTAGTCGGAATGAGTCAAGTGAAAGTTTTAGCGAAAGCAATGACTCTAGAAGCTAA
- the LOC128271841 gene encoding F-box/LRR-repeat protein 14, whose protein sequence is MEEAGFMLTEIPGGFITHRPHTIAGGHHHRFAPYPIVLHQPHLQQNASSVFSVPHPHHLAVHHGHHVAALHHQHHHILRSATRPQSPSSSPPTAAVVEEGTHIGHLYPEILAMIFAKLSVMDRGRAAQVCTVWRDAAYSKSCWRGVEASLHLRRPSPTLFLSLVKRGIKRVQVLSVRRALKDIVTGVPILESLNLSGCYSITDVAIGHAFAGDLPNLKILDLSLCKQVTDSSLGRITQHLKNIEVLELGGCCNITNTGLLLISWGLKKLRRLNLRSCWHISDHGIGHLAGLSKETADGTPALEFLGLQDCQRLSDEALRHIAQGLTSMRSINLSFCVSVTDSGLKHLARMPHLEELNLRACDNISDIGMAYLTEGCSSIATLDVSFCDKVADQAMVHISQGLFQLRSLSLSACQITDEGLSRIAKSLHDLETLNIGQCSRITDRGLELVAEELVNLRAIDLYGCTRLTPAALQKINQLPKLSKVNLGLWHIR, encoded by the coding sequence ATGGAGGAGGCCGGTTTTATGTTGACGGAAATTCCGGGCGGTTTTATAACGCACCGGCCACACACGATTGCGGGTGGACATCATCATCGGTTTGCTCCTTACCCCATAGTTCTGCACCAACCGCATTTGCAGCAAAATGCATCTTCAGTGTTCAGCGTTCCACATCCACATCACCTGGCGGTTCACCACGGACACCATGTGGCGGCTCtacaccatcagcaccaccacatACTGCGCTCAGCGACCCGGCCGCAAAGCCCATCATcttcaccaccaacagcagcagttgtGGAGGAGGGAACTCATATCGGGCACCTGTACCCCGAAATTCTTGCGATGATCTTTGCTAAGCTCAGCGTAATGGATCGCGGGCGAGCGGCGCAAGTTTGTACTGTTTGGCGGGACGCAGCATACTCGAAAAGTTGCTGGCGCGGCGTCGAGGCTAGCCTTCATCTGCGGCGCCCCTCTCCCACACTGTTCCTGTCGCTCGTGAAACGAGGGATCAAACGCGTTCAGGTTCTATCCGTGCGACGCGCTCTCAAGGATATTGTGACTGGGGTCCCGATACTGGAATCGCTTAACCTGAGTGGCTGTTACAGTATCACGGACGTAGCAATTGGCCATGCATTTGCCGGAGACCTTCCCAACCTTAAAATACTTGATCTTTCCCTATGCAAACAGGTGACTGACTCCAGCCTAGGTCGAATCACCCAGCACCTAAAAAATATTGAGGTATTGGAGCTTGGTGGATGCTGTAACATCACGAATACTGGCCTTCTGCTTATCTCCTGGGGTTTAAAGAAGCTGCGCCGCTTGAATCTTCGCTCATGCTGGCATATTTCCGATCATGGGATCGGGCATCTGGCAGGACTGAGCAAGGAAACGGCGGATGGTACGCCCGCTCTCGAGTTCCTTGGGCTGCAAGATTGTCAGCGGCTTTCCGATGAAGCTCTGCGACACATCGCACAAGGGCTAACATCCATGCGTTCGATTAATCTGAGCTTTTGTGTATCCGTAACCGATAGCGGTCTGAAGCACCTGGCGCGCATGCCGCATTTAGAGGAGTTAAATCTGCGAGCTTGTGATAACATATCGGACATCGGTATGGCGTATCTGACCGAGGGTTGTAGCTCAATCGCAACGTTGGACGTTAGCTTCTGTGATAAGGTAGCTGACCAGGCCATGGTACACATCTCTCAAGGATTGTTCCAACTACGCTCGCTGAGTTTAAGTGCTTGTCAAATTACGGACGAGGGTTTATCGCGCATCGCCAAGTCGCTGCATGATCTCGAGACCCTAAATATTGGCCAGTGCAGCCGCATTACTGATCGGGGCCTTGAATTGGTGGCCGAAGAACTGGTCAACTTACGTGCCATCGATTTGTACGGATGTACCAGGTTAACACCAGCAGCTCTacaaaaaatcaaccaacTACCAAAACTTTCTAAGGTTAATCTTGGTCTATGGCACATCCGGTGA
- the LOC128271840 gene encoding protein Wnt-5, whose protein sequence is MDYPSCRFRNCIVIFIGTLFLATLGAAKGHGLSTWISLGIKSPFIVFRDEQEVLSNNSVLLNLTDIRNKLKYVQNLDHFIRPIDSTNNEKKIVINDDDGQSGIKIGASPESVFKVESDIGDGNTSITFLTTAIPTFVNHFEKNMEKIGENSHLTSNGQNPTVMMGSADQMISDDDGAKKERKYIIPLALKTSANDKEKTSSLFHGSSTNIEDLKRHILMLQNLTQSDKNFQSKFVVFPSLQTNGTTNASPAPVTTLPMLPLEQRRVQLPGATSFIDMKEYRSISSRNRHRSGNIGSVILESNATNRDRPSTTSAINIPRKPFTHSTMSDQKEEMQNSKMEKITIVPQVFIQNDQTSDDHLSDKNDSESIASLGSPLSRTRETMYLPQVTQKFGRKPDATSIAEKFGSANNKTTFANAQNNNGTFRVFLTDELPDKETDKKNQTDLIMTNKERQAALGKGDSNRKQRKNGRRRGRGDKQKNILKNDGSTEQSKSIILKHEGSVLKSRNNHSDVVPKPKDHAIETSIESRVKKWSSPRVRRNDNERRQPTNKHPQHQHLSASARAYEMSKVGSSENRVTVASSPSFVSTNSEEGYGVKGNKNLSNHNRIPLSSSSIGDGREKDVVDLNPDLCYTVSALSGGQQKLCAQHTSIMPAISRGARAAIQECKHQFRNRRWNCSIVNDDSVFGPISNIGSPEMAFVYAMAAAAASSFIARACRDGQFASCGCSRSSRPTKLNADWTWGGCGDDMEFGYKLTQSFIDVKEKEKKRGTRGLVSVPAKYPKIVERLLDALNDTTKNMLNESDMIVKPQDLEKLQDKIAKEIEKSNLNAKEISDLQERIYKEITSSELFNLKNVNIYDKLKKIFRKPEKTLNGVQFSATAKARALMNLHNNEAGRRAVIKKSRIICKCHGVSGSCSLITCWQQLTTIREIGDFLREKYDEATQVKMNKRSRLQVKDPRYKIPSALDLIYLEESPDWCRINRQLKWQGTHGRVCNKTSSGLDSCSILCCGRGYNTKKIIVKERCNCKFQWCCQVKCEVCTKSIEEYTCK, encoded by the exons ATGGATTACCCCAGTTGCAGGTTCAGAAACTGCATTGTTATCTTCATTGGCACGCTCTTCCTTGCTACTCTAGGTGCCGCTAAAGGACATGGATTGTCAACCTGGAT ATCGCTTGGTATTAAATCaccgtttattgttttccggGACGAGCAGGAAGTGTTATCCAATAACAGTGTTCTACTAAATTTGACTGATATacgaaacaaattgaaatatgTCCAAAATCTTGACCATTTCATCCGTCCTATTGACAGTACCAACAATGAGAAAAAGATAGTCATtaatgacgatgatggacaGAGTGGAATTAAAATTGGAGCATCACCTGAATCAGTATTCAAAGTCGAAAGCGATATCGGCGACGGCAATACGTCGATAACATTTCTTACGACCGCAATTCCCACCTTTGTGAATCACTTCGAGAAAAATATGGAGAAAATTGGAGAAAATAGTCATCTAACATCGAATGGACAGAATCCCACTGTGATGATGGGGTCAGCTGATCAAATGAtttctgatgatgatggtgcaaaaaaagaacgtaAATATATTATTCCATTGGCTTTGAAAACGTCTGCGAACGACAAGGAAAAAACTTCATCACTATTCCACGGCTCATCTACCAATATTGAGGACTTGAAACGACATATTTTAATGCTCCAAAATCTCACGCAATCTGACAAAAACTTCCAAAGTAAGTTTGTAGTATTTCCATCGctgcaaacaaatggaacaacaaATGCTTCCCCAGCGCCTGTAACAACACTACCGATGCTGCCATTGGAGCAGCGTCGTGTGCAATTGCCAGGGGCAACATCTTTTATCGACATGAAGGAATATCGGAGTATTTCATCTAGAAATAGACACCGGAGTGGCAATATTGGTAGTGTAATATTGGAGAGCAACGCCACAAATCGTGACCGACCATCTACCACCAGCGCAATTAATATCCCACGAAAACCTTTCACACACTCGACGATGTCGGACCAAAAAGAGGAAATGCAAAATagcaaaatggagaaaataaCCATTGTGCCCCAAGTATTCATACAAAATGATCAAACTAGTGATGATCACCTCAGCGATAAGAACGACAGCGAATCTATTGCTTCACTTGGCTCTCCGTTGTCTAGAACCCGCGAAACAATGTATCTGCCGCAGGTTACTCAAAAGTTCGGCCGCAAACCAGACGCAACCAGCATTGCAGAAAAGTTTGGcagtgcaaacaacaaaacaacatttgCAAATGCACAAAACAATAATGGCACGTTCAGAGTATTTCTTACAGATGAGTTGCCGGATAAGGAGACCGataagaaaaaccaaacagaccTAATTATGACAAATAAAGAACGTCAAGCAGCATTAGGCAAAGGCGACTCGAACAGAAAACAACGTAAAAATGGTCGCCGACGAGGAAGAGgtgataaacaaaaaaatatattaaaaaacGACGGCTCAACCGAACAATCAAAAAGTATAATACTCAAGCACGAAGGTTCAGTCCTAAAAAGCAGAAACAACCACAGTGACGTTGTTCCAAAACCTAAGGACCATGCCATAGAAACAAGCATTGAGAGTCGTGTTAAAAAGTGGTCATCCCCTCGAGTACGACGCAATGATAACGAACGGCGTCAACCAACAAATAAGCATCCTCAACATCAGCATCTTTCAGCAAGTGCTCGAGCTTATGAAATGAGTAAAGTAGGCAGTAGTGAAAATCGAGTAACAGtagcatcatcaccatcctTTGTTAGCACGAACAGTGAAGAAGGATACGGTgtaaaaggcaacaaaaatCTCAGTAATCATAATAGAATCCCactatcatcgtcatcgataGGGGATGGGCGTGAGAAGGATGTCGTAGATTTAAATCCTGATCTATGCTACACGGTCAGTGCGCTAAGTGGCGGACAACAGAAGTTGTGTGCCCAACATACAAGCATTATGCCAGCTATAAGTCGAGGAGCACGTGCTGCAATACAG GAATGTAAGCATCAATTTCGAAATCGTCGCTGGAATTGCAGCATAGTGAACGATGATAGTGTTTTCGGACCAATATCTAATATAG GTTCTCCTGAGATGGCGTTTGTTTATGCCATGGCGGCCGCTGCAGCGTCTAGTTTCATAGCCCGAGCATGTCGCGATGGACAGTTTGCATCTTGTGGTTGTTCACGAAGCAGTCGCCCGACGAAACTGAATGCAGATTGGACGTGGGGTGGATGTGGAGATGATATGGAGTTTGGCTATAA ACTGACACAATCATTCATTGATGttaaagagaaagaaaaaaagagaggcACACGTGGCTTAGTATCTGTACCGGCGAAATATCCAAAAATTGTTGAACGATTGTTGGACGCACTCAATGATACAACTAAAAACATGCTGAATGAATCCGATATGATTGTCAAGCCACAGGATTTAGAAAAATTGCAAGATAAAATCGCAAAAGAAATTGAGAAGTCCAATCTCAATGCAAAGGAAATAAGTGACTTACAG GAACGAATTTACAAGGAAATCACTAGTTCCGAATTATTCAACTTGAAAAATGTCAACATTTAcgataaattgaaaaaaatatttcggaAACCTGAGAAAACGCTCAACGGAGTACAGTTTAGCGCCACAGCCAAAGCACGAGCACTGATGAATTTGCATAACAATGAAGCAGGACGAAGG GCTGTCATAAAAAAGTCGCGGATTATCTGTAAATGTCATGGTGTTTCCGGTTCATGTAGTTTGATTACATGTTGGCAACAATTAACAACTATCAGAGAAATTG gGGACTTCTTGCGTGAAAAATATGATGAAGCTACACAAGTAAAGATGAACAAACGGAGTCGCTTACAAGTGAAGGACCCTAGATACAAAATTCCTTCCGCCTTGGATCTGATTTACCTAGAAGAAAGTCCTGATTGGTGCCGTATCAACCGACAACTCAAATGGCAAG gAACACACGGTCGGGTGTGTAATAAAACATCTTCTGGTCTGGACAGTTGTTCTATTCTATGCTGCGGTAGAGGCTACAATACAAAAAAGATCATTGTAAAGGAACGTTGCAACTGCAAATTTCAGTGGTGCTGCCAAGTAAAATGTGAAGTTTGCACCAAAAGCATTGAGGAGTATacgtgtaaataa
- the LOC128272043 gene encoding ER degradation-enhancing alpha-mannosidase-like protein 2: MRFFLHPKCGKCNWKLFALVWCCSSLWLMISLVGGVRKYSKNDMQRLRERVQRMFQHAYDGYLRYGAPYDELRPLSCDGVDTWGSYSLTLIDSLDTLAVMGNYTEFGRVVELLHTRSFDADINVSVFETNIRIVGGLLSAHLLSHQAGLESLEPGWPCAGRLLQMAEDVAQRLLPAFDTPTGMPFGTVNLRHGVPSGETPVTCSAGIGTFVLEFGTLSRLTGNPIYENVAMNALAALYDHRSTIGLYGNHIDVLTGRWIAQDAGIGAGVDSYLEYLVKGSILLENPAIMDIFQESKASIDRYMKRDDWYVWVSMTKGHLTLPVFQSLEAYWPGLLSLYGSTSEALRVLHSYQAVWRQYGFLPEFYNIPTGQAGTNRENYPLRPELIESVMYLYRSTGDPFLLEVGENILKSIEHSARTACGYATIRNVQNHQQEDRMESFFLAETTKYLYLLFDPHNFIHNNGRVGSVVRVTPAESECVLGAGGYIFNTEAHPIDPTALRCCEARHSNYFAGAERRRGDIFLSDRTKSSDSEVIAESNTHNTHSAAPAEDEQISTINVPSSSRSTTDTGELNDNDHVATQPISSPYTSINDDAVTPAKVSFTLSGHDDDESVIDSQTVLSLKSGVASDGGLDISSLEAEHKEEPGKRKITLSQEQSNKSGTDDKDKIQEDAQENNLTSSTLLQLVQNIFRSKIRLGRSAIDKERFYQTNSDINYNSSEYSVPVLLPSYARRYDILTCRAQPFLNRIMLLGEFY; the protein is encoded by the exons ATGCGGTTCTTTTTGCATCCAAAATGTGGCAAATGTAACTGGAAACTTTTTGCTTTGGTATGGTGTTGTTCTAGTCTCTGGCTAATGATATCGCTTGTTGGAGGTGTGCGAAAGTACTCAAAAAATGATATGCAACGACTTCG AGAAAGAGTTCAGCGCATGTTTCAACATGCATACGACGGATATCTACGCTACGGAGCGCCATATGATGAACTGCGCCCGCTGTCTTGTGATGGGGTCGATACATGGGGAAGTTACTCGTTAACGTTGATCGATTCATTGGACACGCTAGCTGTGATGGGCAACTATACTGAGTTTGGAAGGGTTGTGGAGCTGCTTCATACTCGTTCGTTCGATGCGGACATTAATGTGTCGGtatttgaaacaaatattCGCATCGTAGGTGGCTTGCTCTCTGCTCACCTGCTTTCACATCAAGCCGGACTGGAATCATTAGAGCCGGGATGGCCTTGCGCTGGTCGGCTTTTACAGATGGCAGAGGATGTTGCGCAACGATTGCTTCCTGCGTTCGATACCCCTACCGGCATGCCCTTTGGTACAGTGAATCTACGGCATGGTGTTCCTTCCGGCGAAACTCCTGTCACGTGTTCGGCTGGCATTGGCACGTTTGTTCTGGAATTTGGGACTCTCAGCAGGTTAACAGGCAATCCTATATACGAAAATGTGGCTATGAACGCCCTTGCAGCTTTGTACGATCATCGTTCGACCATTGGGTTGTACGGTAATCACATAGACGTGCTGACTGGTCGCTGGATAGCTCAGGATGCCGGAATTGGTGCCGGTGTCGATTCATACTTAGAATACCTGGTAAAAGGTTCAATTTTACTGGAAAACCCGGCAATTATGGATATATTTCAAGAGAGCAAAGCGTCGATCGACCGTTATATGAAACGCGATGATTGGTACGTGTGGGTCAGCATGACCAAAGGACATCTAACACTTCCTGTTTTCCAATCACTTGAAGCATACTGGCCGGGACTCTTGAGTCTGTACGGTAGCACATCCGAAGCTTTGCGGGTACTTCACAGTTATCAAGCGGTTTGGCGACAATATGGCTTCCTTCCTGAGTTTTACAATATTCCCACAGGCCAAGCGGGTACTAATCGCGAAAACTATCCACTGCGCCCAGAGCTTATTGAATCAGTTATGTATCTTTATCGTTCCACTGGCGACCCATTTTTACTGGAGGTGGGTGAAAACATACTCAAAAGTATCGAACACAGCGCTAGAACCGCCTGTGGCTACGCTACTATAAGAAACGTGCAAAATCACCAGCAAGAAGATCGAATGGAATCATTCTTTCTGGCAGAAACAACAAAGTATCTTTACCTTCTTTTCGATCCACACAATTTCATTCACAACAATGGCCGCGTTGGAAGTGTAGTGAGAGTGACACCTGCCGAAAGCGAATGTGTTCTCGGTGCTGGAGGTTACATTTTCAACACTGAAGCTCACCCAATCGATCCCACAGCTCTTCGATGCTGTGAAGCGCGCCACAGCAACTATTTTGCAGGCGCTGAACGACGTCGAGGTGATATCTTTCTGTCCGATAGAACGAAATCATCAGACAGCGAGGTGATCGCTGAATCAAACACGCATAATACACACTCAGCTGCACCAGCTGAAGATGAACAGATATCAACGATTAATGtcccaagcagcagcagaagcacgACTGATACAGGCGAACTCAACGATAATGATCATGTTGCGACGCAGCCCATTTCTTCACCTTATACATCCATCAACGATGATGCAGTTACGCCTGCAAAGGTTTCTTTTACTCTATCAGGTCATGATGACGATGAAAGCGTGATTGACTCGCAAACTGTGCTGTCTCTAAAGTCAGGTGTAGCTAGTGATGGCGGCTTGGACATTTCCTCTTTGGAAGCAGAGCACAAGGAAGAGCcaggaaagcgaaaaataacGCTGTCTCAAGAACAATCTAACAAGAGTGGCACAGATGATAAAGATAAGATTCAAGAAGATGCCCAAGAAAACAATCTTACAAGTTCAACGCTGTTGCAACTTGTGCAAAACATTTTCCGTTCGAAGATTCGATTAGGACGATCAGCGATTGACAAAGAAAGGTTTTATCAAACTAACAGCGATATTAATTACAATAGTTCAGAATATTCCGTCCCTGTTTTGTTACCTTCCTATGCGCGCCGCTATGATATTCTAACGTGCCGAGCTCAACCATTTTTGAATCGAATTATGCTGTTGGGAGAATTTTATTAG
- the LOC128271931 gene encoding pleckstrin homology domain-containing family F member 1 homolog isoform X2, with protein MVDKLVNSEANARRIQMVENCFGASGQPLFLPGRVLVGEGVLTKMCRKRPKARQFFLFNDILVYGNIVIGKKKYNKQHLIPLEEVQLQALDDNGQYRNGWLIRTATKSFAVYAATQTEKQEWMAHINKCIEDLLRKSGKKPVETHAAVWVPDSEATICMHCKKTQFTMINRRHHCRNCGAVVCGPCSSKKFLLPGQSSKPLRVCLDCYDNLTSMKRDGNKTLVANNNKSANSPESSGEDDSGDEEEAAKDNNTHDEPKFYSDDKPEK; from the exons ATGGTGGACAAGTTAG TAAACAGCGAGGCAAATGCCCGTAGGATACAAATGGTGGAGAATTGCTTCGGGGCATCGGGTCAGCCGTTGTTCCTGCCTGGTCGAGTTCTGGTTGGCGAAGGAGTACTAACCAAAATGTGTCGCAAGCGACCAAAGGCACGCcagttttttctcttcaacGATATCCTTGTCTATGGCAATATAGTTATTGGTAAGAAAAAgtacaacaaacaacatcTTATACCTCTCGAAGAAGTTCAGCTACAAGCCCTTGATGATAACGGGC AGTATCGGAACGGATGGCTGATACGGACAGCGACTAAGTCTTTTGCGGTATATGCTGCaacacaaacagaaaaacaagaaTGGATGGCTCACATCAACAAATGTATAGAAGATTTGTTACGCAAAA GTGGTAAAAAACCTGTTGAAACGCATGCCGCTGTTTGGGTTCCGGATAGTGAAGCCACCATTTGCATGCATTGTAAAAAGACTCAGTTCACTATGATTAATAGAAGG CACCATTGCCGGAATTGTGGTGCAGTAGTTTGCGGTCCATGTTCGTCCAAAAAATTTTTGCTTCCAGGACAAAGTAGTAAACCGCTGCGTGTCTGCTTAGACTGCTATGATAATCTCACTTCTATGAAACGAGACGGG AACAAAACACTTGTGGCAAATAACAACAAATCGGCCAACTCTCCTGAAAGTTCCGGTGAAGATGATTCCGGTGATGAGGAAGAGGCTGCGAAAGACAACAATACACATGATGAA cCTAAGTTCTACAGTGATGATAAACCAGAGAAATAA
- the LOC128271931 gene encoding pleckstrin homology domain-containing family F member 2 isoform X1 produces the protein MVDKLVNSEANARRIQMVENCFGASGQPLFLPGRVLVGEGVLTKMCRKRPKARQFFLFNDILVYGNIVIGKKKYNKQHLIPLEEVQLQALDDNGQYRNGWLIRTATKSFAVYAATQTEKQEWMAHINKCIEDLLRKSGKKPVETHAAVWVPDSEATICMHCKKTQFTMINRRHHCRNCGAVVCGPCSSKKFLLPGQSSKPLRVCLDCYDNLTSMKRDGNKTLVANNNKSANSPESSGEDDSGDEEEAAKDNNTHDERFTSHFTSTTVICV, from the exons ATGGTGGACAAGTTAG TAAACAGCGAGGCAAATGCCCGTAGGATACAAATGGTGGAGAATTGCTTCGGGGCATCGGGTCAGCCGTTGTTCCTGCCTGGTCGAGTTCTGGTTGGCGAAGGAGTACTAACCAAAATGTGTCGCAAGCGACCAAAGGCACGCcagttttttctcttcaacGATATCCTTGTCTATGGCAATATAGTTATTGGTAAGAAAAAgtacaacaaacaacatcTTATACCTCTCGAAGAAGTTCAGCTACAAGCCCTTGATGATAACGGGC AGTATCGGAACGGATGGCTGATACGGACAGCGACTAAGTCTTTTGCGGTATATGCTGCaacacaaacagaaaaacaagaaTGGATGGCTCACATCAACAAATGTATAGAAGATTTGTTACGCAAAA GTGGTAAAAAACCTGTTGAAACGCATGCCGCTGTTTGGGTTCCGGATAGTGAAGCCACCATTTGCATGCATTGTAAAAAGACTCAGTTCACTATGATTAATAGAAGG CACCATTGCCGGAATTGTGGTGCAGTAGTTTGCGGTCCATGTTCGTCCAAAAAATTTTTGCTTCCAGGACAAAGTAGTAAACCGCTGCGTGTCTGCTTAGACTGCTATGATAATCTCACTTCTATGAAACGAGACGGG AACAAAACACTTGTGGCAAATAACAACAAATCGGCCAACTCTCCTGAAAGTTCCGGTGAAGATGATTCCGGTGATGAGGAAGAGGCTGCGAAAGACAACAATACACATGATGAA AGATTCACAAGTCATTTTACATCAACAACAGTCATATGTGTGTAA